CGACGTCCAGTTCTCTCGCCTTTTACTTTTTCAACGTCTGGCCTCCCTCCTGGGACCATGGAGAATCTTTCCATATAAAACCAGCGTTGGCAATAGACAGGGCATGCTTGCTTTAACGCAAGCTCGGGTTTGTCACCCAGAGAGGACAAAAGAGGACAAAAGAGGATGCTTGCTTTCATGCAAGCATCCTTTGATGTTTCAGGCGGTATTTGATTGAATATTCGGGTAGTTTCTGGTCGTCTCCGCCGTCACCCCGCACGCCTGCTCCAGCGCCGTCACCGTCCGGTCAAGTTCGTCGAAGAGGGCCAGCAGGCGGGGGTGGTCCCTGCCGCCGGGAGCCGCCCGGTAGGCGTCTACCAGCAGGCGGTAATACTGCAAGGTCCCGCTCTGCCCCTGTTTGAAGCGGCCAAAGAACGCCGTCCGCGCTTCTGACGAGTCGCCCGCCGTCAGCACATCGGTCAGGATGGCGCGGGCGTTGTGGAGCTTGTCCGACGCGCTGACCAGCAGGGACGAGGCGCTCTGTTGGGCCTCCAGCTCGCGCAGGTAGTTTGCCTTGCGCTCGCCCCACGGGGCTTTCTCCTCGCCCGCCTGCGGTTCGGCGTCGGTGGCGTCTTTGACCAGCCGGGCGACTTCCGGCCCGAAGGTGTCTCTGATCTCCCCGTGCAGCGCGTCCGCGCTCCGCCGTGTGTATTCCGGGCCATCCTCCAGGGCGTCGTGCAGCAGGGCGGCGATGGCTTCGGTTTCGGTAGCACCGAACTCCAGGGCGACCGAGGCCACGCCGAGCAGGTGCGAGAGGTAGGGCACGGTGGGCGTCTCGCCTGGCGCCACCTTGCGGTACTGGCCCCGGTGCCACTCGTGCGCGAGCCGCATAGCGCCAGTAAACCTGTCCGTCAGCGGGAAGTCGGCGGGGGGCTGCTTTTGCTGCGGAAGGGTCATGCCCAGACCATAGCCAAGCAGCGCCGCCCTCTGCGCCGAATGCACCCGTCGGGGGAAGGGTGGGGCGTGGCATCCTGAGGCACCCTTCCCGGCCCTTTCACTTCCCTTCCTGCGAGGTTTCCCCATGTCCCCACCCCCGGCCCAGGCCGCCCTGCCCATGAACGCCCTGACCCTGCTGCGCTCGCCCGAGGGCCTGACCCGCCTGTACCACGACCTCGGCTACCCCGCCGACCCCGAACCGGCGATCTTCTCCCCGGAGGAAATCGGGCTGGAAGGAGCTGCCGCCCAGGACGCGCTGGACGCCACGCTGCTGGTGGACCTGGAAGACCCGGACGGCACCCTGCTGCAGCACTGGCATTTCCGGCTGCGGGGACGGCGCAGCACCCTGGCCGTCCGGCGCGTGACCGAAACCTTCCTGAAACGCTCCGGGCACTACCTGCTGAGCTTCACCGACGAGGAAGGCGGCTACAGCAGCGTGCAGTTCGTCAAACCGCGCCAGGAGTTCCAGGGGACAGGGGACGCGGGGAAAGAGGGGGCCGGGGCCAAAACCCTGGTGCGCCTGAGCAAGCTCACCGTCACGCCGGGCCGCCCCACCGCGCACGACCTGAGCGTGCTGCGCTCCGTGGCCGTCACGCCGCACACCAGCGCCGCCGAGGCCCATACCCGGCAGGTGGACGCCTTCAACGTCGAGCGGGTCACGCGGCGGTTTTTCGAGACGTACCGGCGGCTGTTCCGGCACGTGCGCGACGTCATCCGGGCCGAGAACCCCGGCGCCCGCATCGGGCCGTACGAGCGCAGCACCACCCACGACGACCCCACCCTGCACGCCTTCACGCAGCGCCTGCTGGGCCGGCTGCTGTTTCTGTACTTCATTCAGAAAAAGGGCTGGCTGAGCGGCCAGGGCGACTACATCACCCGGCTGTACGAGGACACAGTGGCCGCGCCGGGCGGCAACTTCTACCGCGACGGCCTGGAAGTCCTGTACTTCGCCACGCTGAACACCCCGCAGCCGCGCACAGGCGGCCTGCCCGGAGACATCCCCTACCTCAACGGCAGCCTGTTCGAGCGCGAGTACCCGGACACCACCGTCCTGAACCTGCCCAACCGCCTCTTCGACCCGGCTTGGGCGGGGGACGGCGCAGAGGACCCCGGCGGCATCCTGCACGTCCTGAACAACTTCAATTTCACGGTGGGCGAGAGCGCGGCGCTGGAGCAGGACATCAGCCTCGACCCGGAGATGCTGGGCAAGGTCTTCGAGAACCTGATGGAGGAGGAGGAGGCCGCCCAGAGCGGCACCTTCTACACGCCCCGCAGCGTGGTGCAGTTCATGGCCGAGGAAACGCTGACCCGCTTCCTGGCCGACCAGACCGGGCTGCCCCAGGAGCGGCTGCTGCCCCTGACCGCCAACGACAGCGAAGCCCACGACCTGAGCACCCCCGAAGCCCGCGCCCTGAAAGACGCCCTGGCCGACGTGCGCGTGCTCGACCCCGCCGTGGGCACCGCGTCCATGCTGGTGGGGATGCTCAGCGCCATGATCCGCATCCGGCGCAGCCTGGAAGCCCGCATCCTGAACACGCCGATCCCCGAAGGCAGCCCCGCCATCGCCGAGTGGAAACGCGAGTACATCCAGCACTGCCTGTACGGCGTGGACATCAAGCACGAGGCCATCGAGATCGCGCGGCTGCGGCTGTGGCTCTCACTGGTGGTGGACGCGGGCGAACCCGAACCGCTGCCCAACCTCGACTACAAGCTGATGGCCGGCGACGGCCTGCTGGAAACCGTGGACGGCCAGCCCTTCATCCGGGCGCAGCGGCAGATGCTGGGCGGACAGGGCGACGTGACCGAGAAAGCCGCCGAAATCGAGCGCCTGCACGACGCCTTCTACCGCGAGCAGCACCCGGGGCAGCGCAGGCACCTGCGGGCCGAGATTCAGCGGCTGGAGCGCGAACTGTTTAGGGCCGACGTGGACGACCGCATCAGCGGCCTGGACGCCGAACTGACCGACCTGAACCGCAAACTGGCCGACCCACGCCAGACCGACGCCGCCCGCACCCGCTTTCGCAAGCGCCACGCCGCCTTGAGCGACAACCTCCAGGCCCTGCTGATGCAGCGCCGCACCGTCTGGGACGAGCAAGAACCGCTGCCCTTCTTCCTGCACAACGTCCACTTTGCCGAGGTGATGAAGGACGACAACCGGGGCGGCAACGGCGGCTTCGACATCGTGCTGGGCAACCCGCCGTACGTCCGGCACGAACGGCTGGGCAAGGAGTACAAGGCCGCGTTGCAAACCGCCTTCCCGGAGGTCGGCACCGGCACCGCTGACCTTTACGTGTACTTTTTCCAGAAGGGGCTGAACCTACTGCGGCGGGGTGGGCGTCTGGCGTACATCACGCCGAATAAGTTCATGCGGGCGGGTTACGGCGCCAAGCTGCGGGGTCACCTTGCCAGCACCACGCGACTGGAACTTCTGGCCGATTTTGGCGACCTGCCCGTGTTCGACGCCACCACGTATCCCCTGATTACCCTGCTGCAAAAAGGCAAGCCCGACGGCCAGCCCGTGCAGATGCTTCCCGAGCGCACCTTGAAAGCGCATCTGGCTGAAGCCATTGAGGGCGGCGTACCTGCCGTGCGGGAGGCTCTGAGCGGCTTTCACGAGTACGCCCGCGCCCTGACTGCGCCCCTGGCCCCCAACGAACTGACCGAGCGCGAATGGACGCTGGACGACCCGCGCGTGCTGAGGCTGATGGACAAGCTGCGCCGGGCCGGAACGCCGCTGGGCGAGCTGGTGGAGGGCAAGTTTTACCGGGGTATCGTGACCGGGTTTAACGAAGCCTTCGTGGTTGACGAGGCCAAACGCGCCGAGCTGGTGGCTGCCGACCCGAAGAGTGCCGAGGTCATCAAGCCGTTCCTGCGCGGGCGCGACGTGCGGCGTTGGAAAGCGGAATGGGCGGGCAAGTACATCATCTTTACTCGCCGTGGAATCGCCATTGACAAGTACCCGGCCATCAAAAGGCATTTGGAGGCCTATCGCACTCGCCTAGAACCAGGAAGACCCGGAGGAAGAAAGGCGGGGAGCTATGAGTGGTACGAGATTCAGGACAATATTGCCTATTTCGAAGAATTTACTGGAAGAAAAATAATATACCCGGATATATCACAAACCCCCAGATTCTGTTTAGATGTAAGCAACTCCTATCCGGATTGCACTCTATTCGTAATACCGGTTAATGGTAAGGAATTTCTCCTCAGCGTGCTATCCAGCCGAGCGGTGGAGTTCTTTATGACTCAAATTATGCCGTCTGTCATGGGTGGTTCTTATCGTTTCAAGTCCATATACATGTCTCAACTTCCCATCCCCACACCCACCCCAGCCCAGGCCGCGCGGCTCGAAGGCTTCACCGACGACAGCCGCCTGGACGAACTGAACGCGCTGGTGTACGAGCTGTACGGCCTGACCCCCGCCGAGATTCAACTGGTGGAGTCGCTGACGGCGGGGGCGTATGCGGGGGCCGGGGAAGTGGCGGTGGGGGAAGGGGAGGAGGAGTAATGGCACCTGAAAATGCCAGCAGCGAAAGCCTGAAACAACTCGTGGAGCAGATTGACGCGCAGCCGCCCGTGGTGCTGCTGCCCGAGTTTCAGCGGGATTTCGTCTGGGAGATGGAGCAGACCTATGCGCTGTTCGACAGCCTGATACGCGGGATTTTTGTGGGCAGCGTGATTTACGGCAAGCCGTCCTTCGAGATGACGTTGCGCCGCATGGACCACCGACCGCGCAAAGGCGCGGGCAGCCGCGCGAAGGTGGAGCGCCTGAGCTACACCGAGGAGAAAATCAAGCACGACAGCCAGGTGTACGGCCTGAAAATTGTGCTGGACGGCCAGCAGCGCACGACCAGCATCTACCGGGCACTGAAGGGCATTGACCGGGTGTATTTCGTGGTGCGGCCCAGCGTGACGGCGGCGCAGGTGAAAGAAGATGACCTAGAGGCGCTGATGCATCCGGACCACGGCGTGCAGGGCGAGGACGTGGAAAACGCGGTGTGCATCCCGTTGCACTACGCCTTCCGGTACATGTCCGAAGCGCCCTTCGACGACGAGGTGCGGGAATACTTCGACAACGAGACGCGGCTGGGGCGGCGACTGGCGCAGGCGGGGGACGACGCCGAGGCCCGCGAGGCGTTCAAGGTTTTCCGGCAGATGCTGCCCAAGTTCAAGACCATGTTCGAGCAGCCGCAGCTTCTGTCGTACTACCTGCTCGACATGGGGCTGGACAAGTTCACGACCTTCTTCGAGCGTAGCAACAGCCGGGGCATCCAGCTCAACTTCACCGACATCCTGGCGGCCAAGGTCTTTGGCAACTTCAACCTGCGCCAGGCCTTCGAGGACTTCGGAGAAAAGCACCCCGGCATGCCGGTCAACCGGGAACTGCTGGTGCGCGCCACGGCGCTGATGTCTGGGCAGTTCGCCGACAAGATTGAAAAGGCCCGCATTCTCAAGGACCTGCGGGCCGACCACTTCAAGGCGCACTGGGAGGACGTGACCCGCCTGTACGACCGAGCGCTGGCTTTTCTTGTCGAGCAGCGGTTTGTGGTGGCCGTGAAGTGGATGCCCTACGACAACATGCTCATTCCGCTGATGATGTTCTTCGCGGAGATGGAGAGGCAAGGCCAGGGCAGCCTGACGCAAAAGCAGCTTCTGTTCCTGCGCTGGTGGTTCTGGGCGTCGGTGTTCTCCGAGCGCTACACGGCGGCGTCCAATGAGAAAATCATGGCCGACTCGGGCATCTTGCGCCGGGTGGCACGCGGGGAGATGCTCGAAGGCAGCTACTTCCTGCGCTTCCGCCCGTCGGTGGGGGACGCCGAAGAGCTGATGTCCTATTCCCGGTCCCAGAGCGCCATCTACCGGGGCGTGCTGAATCTGGTGCATTTCGAGGCGGGGGGCCTGCGCGACTGGACGAACGACGGTCTCATTTCCACCGGGCCACTGGGCGTCAAGGAACTGCAAGACCACCACTTCTTCCCCAAGGGATTCCTGAAAAAGACCGAGAGCGTGCAGGACCGCCCAGACGAGGTAGACGCCATCAAGGACTGCGTGCTCAACCGCGTCCTGATGCCCAAGAACACCAACCTGCGGGCCAGCGACAAGAAGCCCCACAGCTACTTGCAGGAGCTGCTGAAGCTGAACCCCAGTCTGAAAGGCAGCCTGACCAGTCACCTCGTGCCGGTGTCGCTGCTGGAAGACGAGTCCCAGAGTCTGCGTGTGTACGCCACGCTGCTCGAACGCGGTGGGTACGTCGTGGAGCTGATCCGGCGCGAGACGGTAGACGCCGAGCAGCAGGTCCGCGCCGCCTTTGTGAGCGAAGCTCCGGTCCGCGTTCAAGCATGACTGGGCCGCGCCGCAGGCCAGGACGCGGCGGCCCAGACGGGGCAGAAGGGCAGGCCCTGGCTCTGGGGCTGTCTCCAGCAACGGCCCTGAGGTGCGCCGACCTGGCCGGGCGCGGCTGGCCCGACCCCGCCGACGTGGAGCAGCCGCAGCGGGACTTTTTCGCGCTGTATGCGGCGGCCAGGAACCGCGCCCCGGCCTTCCGCGAGGCGGTGCGGGCGTTCGGTGCGCGGCGGGGCGTCCAGGCCGACACCCGGCCAGGGGACGTGAAGCGCCTCGACCGCATCGTGGAGAAATACAGCGTGTCGCTGGAGCAACCGCTGGACCTGCTGGGCGGCAAGGTGGTGGTGGGTAGCCTGCGGCACCTGTACGAGGTGGCGTTCACGGTGCCGGAGCACTTCGAGGTGGTGGCCTACCGCGACCGGGTGCTCCGGCCCCAGAAAAGTGGCTACCGCGACCTGCAATTTGTGGTGGCGCTGGGGGGTGCGGGCGGGCCGCCTCACTACGCCGAACTCAAGGTGTTGCATACCCTGTTCGACCAGATGGACGGCTTCGAGCACCGCCTCTACGAGATTCGCCGGGGCCTCGAAGCGAAGGAGCGGGACAGGCTGCGGGAACCCCAGGCGGGCCAGGGCTGGGGAGAGGAGCCGTGGGGGACGAACTTCGGCTCACCCATCCTGTCCCCCGTCGAGCAGATGGTCCTGGAGGAACTGGGGCAGTCCAGCCGAACGCTGTTCGAGCGAACCTGGGCGCTGGTGCAGGCGCAGGAGCACCCCCCATGAGCCGGGAACCAGGAGACAGGTCCTGGCACCCGCTGGGCAGGCGTGCCACCATGAAGCAGAGCGAGGAGGTGGCCGCATGACGAAACCAGAGGGGCGTGGTCCGGGCGTCAGGTTCTATCTGGTGGGCCGGGTGCCGGTGCGCCTGGAGGAGCGCGAGGGCGGCGGGGTAGATGTGCTGGCCTTCAACCCGCTGCTGGGCGGCTTCGTGCGGGACGCCCGCTATTACGGCGCGGTGCAGTTCGAGGACATGGGCCGCGTGCGCGAAATCGACGAGGCGAACTTCGGGGCGGCGGTCCAGACCCTGCAAAAGGAGTACGGCCAGACGGCCTGAGCCGCCGCGAGTGGAGAGGGGGCCTGTCCGCAGGGAGGAGGCCCCCTTCTGCTGCCGGGTTGCAGGAATACCGTGAGGGCTCAGCAGGCATCATGACCCCTGATGCCGCCCACCAAAATCCCCGACTTCACCGACAACGAGACCTACCACCTCTCGAAGGTCCTGGACACCCTGATCGGCGAGTACGCCGAGCGCACGCTCGACGTGGCGACGGGGTTTTTCAGCCCCGATGTGTGGGGCATCGTCGGGGAGTCGTTCGGCAAGCTCGACGCGCTGCGGCTGATGCTGGGCAAGGAACCGGACCTGCCCCCCGAACAGACGGGCCTGAACCTCGTGCGGCACTACCGCCAGCGGGTGCGCGAGGAGCTGGAGGGCGAGGCCCTGACCAGCGCGAAGGTGCGCCAGATCGAGGCATTGGTGGAGTTCCTGAAGCGGGACAGTGTGCAGGTGCGCCTGTTCGCTGACCCTTTCTTGCACGCCAAGGCGTACCTGTTCCCCTGTTACAGCATCGTGGGGTCCAGCAACCTGACCGTGAACGGCCTGCTGCGAAACAGCGAGCTGAACACCGTGACCAAGCAGGAGGGTGTGGCCCAGCAACTGCGTGAGCAGTGGTTCACGCGGTTCTGGGACCGGGCCGAGGACTACAAGACCGAACTGATCGAGGAGCTGGAGCAGAGCAAGTTCGGCACCTATCCGTGGACGCCGCATCAGGTGTTCCTGAAAGTGCTGCTGGAGAACTTCCGCGACTCACTGGGCTTGGAGGACCAGCCCGACGGGGCGGGCGTGATTCAGCTCGCCGAGTTCCAGGCCGAGGGCCTGCGGCTGGCGCTGGGGCTGCTCGACCGCTTCGGCGGGGTGATGGTGGCCGACGCGGTGGGCCTGGGCAAGTCGTTCATGGGCCTGGGCATTCTGGAGGAATACCTCATCAAGCGCCGGGGCGAGTTCGGCGGGCGGGTGCCGCGCGGGCTGGTGGTGTGTCCCGCGCAGCTTGAACGGCTGGTGTGGCGGCCTCTGCTGGAGCGCTACGGGCTGCCCGTGCAGGTGGTCAGCATGGAGTCGCTGGGCCGGGACGACTTTCCGTGGCGAACGTACGCCAACTACGACCTGGTGGTGGTGGACGAGTCGCACAACTTCCGCAACCCGGCGACCGGGCGGCACATCAACCTGATGCGGCTGCTGACCGGGGGCCGCGCCGACAAGCGGGTGGCGCTGCTGACCGCCACGCCGGTCAACAACACGGTCTGGGACTTCTACCACCAACTGCTGCTGCTGGCGCGGGGCCGCGACGACCTGTACGCGGCCTACGGCATTCCCAGCCTCAAAACCTTTTTTCTGGGGGTGGCGCGGGGCAGCCAGGAGTTCTACGACGTGGTGGAACACAGCATGGTCCGCCGCTCCCGCCGCGACGTGCGCCGCCGTCAGGAGCGCGGCGAGAGCGTGGTCATCGCCGGACAGGAGATCCGCTTCCCGGAGCGCACCCTGCACCGCGTGGAGTACAGCCTGACCGACCAGTTCGGCGACTTTTACGACGGCCTCGTCACGCGCATCGAGCGCCTCAATCTCGTGGCCTACAACCTGGAGCGCTACAAGAAGCGGGCCGACGAGCGCGAGGTCAGCAAGCGTGAGGCTCTGGCGGGCATCTTCAAGACCAACTTTCTCAAGCGGCTGGAGAGCAGCGTGCATGCCCTTGCGGCGAGCGTGGGCAACCAGCGCCGATTCCAGGAACGCTTCGAGGAGTTATTCCGGGACGGGCGGCTGCTCGACGCCGGGGTCAACCGCAAGGTGGAGCAACTGCTGCGGGCGTCCGGTGAGGACGACACCGAGACGGGAGGACGCATCGAGCGGCTGCTCGACAGCCTGCCGGAGGTGGCCCAGGGGGAGTACGACACCTTCCGCATGGCGCAGGACCTCCACGCCGACCTTGAGGCGCTGCGCTGGATGGAAGCGGCCATCAAGAACCTGCTGGTGTCGCGCGGCACGCATGAGGAGCAGGACGCCAAGGTTGCCGCCATCAAAAAGGCGCTGACAGAGCGCGTGGCTGGGCAGGGGCACACCAAGGCCATCGTGTTCAGCTACTACCACGACACCGCCGAGTACCTGTACCGCGCCCTGGTGAACGACGCGGCCTTTCTCGCGGCCATGAACCTCACGCCGGGGCAGGTCGAGCTGCTCAGCGGGGCGAGCAGCGCCGAGAAGCGCAGCGACGTGGTGCGCCGTTTCGCGCCGGTTGCCAACCGCCGCAGCGACGAGGACGAGCTGTCCTATGGGGCGCTGCTCGCGCAGCCGGTCCACCTGCTCATCAGCACCGACGTGCTCAGCGAGGGGCAGAACCTTCAGGACGCCGGCTACCTGCTCAACGCCGACCTGCACTGGAATCCGGTGCGGATGATTCAGCGCGCCGGGCGCATCGACCGCCTGGGCAGCACCTTCGAGACGCTGGAAATCGCTAACGTCTTTCCAGAAGAGGGTCTGGAGCGGCTGCTGGGGCTGGTGGAGCGCCTTCAGCTCCGCATCGCCGACATCGACCGCACGGTGGGCCTGGACGCCAGCGTGCTGGGCGAGAACATCAGCAAACGCTCCTTCGAGGAGCTGCGCCGCATCCGCGCCGAGGACCGCAGCGTCCTGGACGAGCTGGAGGCCGAGAGCGAACTCAGCGCGGGCGACGAGATGCGCCTGCCCCTGATCGCGGCCTTGCAGCACCTGGGCCTGGGTGACGTGGAAGAGATGCCGCTGGGCCTGCACAGCGTCCACCGTGCCCCGGCGGGAGCCCGGAGTGTGTTCTTTGCCTTCCGTGCGGGTGACCGGGTGCTCTGGCGGGTCTACCCGGTGGGCGAGGACGCGGCGGCGCGGTCCGTGCTGACCTCCAAGCGCGACATCTACCGCCTGATCGAGGCGCAGCCGACCGACGCCCGCCAGTCGGAACCTGCAGACCTGGAGGTGTACCCCTACCTGGACCGTGCTGTGAAGGATGTGCTGGCCGAGTCCAACCGGACAGGCCGCAAGGCGAGGGTACGCATGCCGTTACGGGGCGTGAACCTGACGCTCAGCAACTGGCTTCAGGACATGCACGTGCGTGCTGCCCTAGACCCGGAGCAGCACGCCCGGCTGCGCTACACCCTGGAAAACCGCCCCCTCACGGGCTTTGAGCGCGACCCGGCGTTGCGGGGTATCGTGGCCGGGTTAGGCCGGATAAAGACCGAGGAGACGGCTGCTGCGCTGGAAGCTTTTTTGGTGGACGCCAGTCTGCTTACGGACGCTCCTGACGAACGGGTGACCGTGCAGCAGCTCACGGCGGCAGAGATCATGCTGATCGCCTACGAATGGCTGGTATGACAGGAGCTGGCATTCCAGTAGTCCCAGGCGATCTGCTCCTTTCGCAGACGACGTTGACGGTAAGCCTCGACCATTGGGGCGATGGGAATTCCTGGCAAGCGGGCATACCGGCCATGGATGACCGGTCGACCTGGTGTCAGCAACCTCTTGCCTGTCTGGAGCTCGTGCAGGTAGCTGAGATAAGGATCGCGTTGTCGGGGCGTGCTGCCGCCATGACAACGGCATAGGAACTTTCCCTTCACGCTCCGGTCACTGGCGTACCTGCCGCAGTAGTCGCATTTCCAGGCCCAACCTCCCTTGGGAACACGGCGGAGCTGGTCGGGATAATCCAGAACGTCTTGTGCAGTCACAGGGGGAAGCAGGCTTCTTTTCCGGCGGGCCATGAACCAAGCGTGGCATCCAGAGCGGGGGGATAACTGGGGATAAGGGATGACCCTATCCCCTATGGGGACAATGCATGGGGTTAGCTGCCGGGGGATGACCTGCCGTGTAGGCCATCCACTCTGAGCGAACCGAAGGCTCGTCAAAGTGAGGATGCACCAACCTACGCAGTGACACAACAGTGACACAACCAGGCTGGGAAGCAGAGGGAAATCGAGAGACCCCAGGGACGCGTCGTCCGGAAAGATGCCGTCAGGGACAGCATCTGTGGGAGGGAGCAAGCTTGCACGGGAATCAGCCGGAGCAACTCTTAATCAGCGGGTTGTAGGTTCGATTCCTACACGACCCACCAGACCAAAAGCCTCGCCACGCGCGGGGCTTTTTTCTGCATTTGCAAGGGCGAATTATGCGCTCAGTCGCATGCCAAGCTCAGCGTCCGCTGGGCGTGCGGGGCCGCCAGCGGCTTGGCATACCACGTCATCACCGGGCGGGCGTCGAGGGCAAAGGCAAAGCCCTGCCGCTCCCAGAAGCGGGCGCCGCGCGGGTTGTCGCCCAGCACGCTCGCCAGGATGCGGGCCGTGCCGGGGGGCACCCGCCCTTCCAGGTCACGCACGGCCCGCTCGCCCAGGCCACGCGACTGCCGGTCCTCGCGGATCAGCAGCAGGTTGATGGTCAGGTCGCCGTCTTCGGGATAGTGCAGTTTGTAATCCAGGCTGCCCACGCACTCACCTGCGTCGTCGTGCAGGAGTTCCAGGCGGCGCCGGGGGTCGAGCAGGGCGATTTCCACGTCGCGCGTGACCTCGCCCTCGGTCGGCACGCGGGTGCCGAGCAGGGCGAAATAACCGGGTGCCGCCGCGTACAGCGTGTGCAGCAGGGGCGCGTGTTGGAGGGCCAGGGGGGTCGCCTTCAAGGTGAATGCCTCCCGTCCGGTGGGCGGGACCAGAGTGAAACGGGGGGACCGGACGGCCCGCAGCATACGCCCCCCCGCCTGGCCAGAAGCGTGAAATGCCCTCCAGATTCCACTTGAGCCTCGCTTCACCCGCTGGGGGCAGGGGGTGCGCTACCCTGCTAAGATGACCCCCGGTTTCTACGCCCGGCGACTCCAGGCCCCCGGCGCCGTTCTCGCGCCGATGGCCGGATACAGCGACGCGCCCCTGCGTCAGCTTGCCGCCGAGCAGGGAGCGCTGTGGACCGTCAGCGAGATGATCAGCTCGCGCGGCCTGGTGCTGGGCGGCGAGTCCGAGAAACTCACCCTGGGCCGTCCCTACCCCGGCGAGGAGGGCCGGGTGGTGCAACTCTTCGGCGCCGAGCCGGACATCCTGGCGGAAGCCGTGCGCCGCGCCGAGACGTGGTTCACGCCCGCTGCCATCGACCTCAACATGGGGTGCCCGGTTCCCAAGGTGCGTGGGCGCGGTGGCGCCTGCCTGCTCCAGACGCCGGAGGTGGCCTACGGGCTGATCACCGCGATGCGCGGGGCCACCCGGCTCGACGTGAGCGCCAAGATTCGCCTGGGCTGGGACGAGAACCGCAGCGTGGAGATCGCGCAGGGCCTCGCGGCGGCGGGCGCCTCGCTGATCACCGTGCATGGCCGCACCAGCGCCCAGCGGTATACCGGCGAGGCCGACTGGGACGCCATCGCGCGGGTCGCGGCGGCGGTGCCGGTGCCGGTGGTGGGCAGTGGGGACATCCTCACGGCGGCGCAGGCCCGTGCTCGGCGGCGGGAAGCGGGGGTGGCCGCCGTGATGATCGGGCGCGGGGCGGTGGGCAACCCCTGGCTCTTCCGGGCGCTGGCGACGGGCGACGATGCCCTCCCGCCCGCCGCCGGGCGTGCCCGCAC
This portion of the Deinococcus terrestris genome encodes:
- a CDS encoding helicase-related protein, which gives rise to MPPTKIPDFTDNETYHLSKVLDTLIGEYAERTLDVATGFFSPDVWGIVGESFGKLDALRLMLGKEPDLPPEQTGLNLVRHYRQRVREELEGEALTSAKVRQIEALVEFLKRDSVQVRLFADPFLHAKAYLFPCYSIVGSSNLTVNGLLRNSELNTVTKQEGVAQQLREQWFTRFWDRAEDYKTELIEELEQSKFGTYPWTPHQVFLKVLLENFRDSLGLEDQPDGAGVIQLAEFQAEGLRLALGLLDRFGGVMVADAVGLGKSFMGLGILEEYLIKRRGEFGGRVPRGLVVCPAQLERLVWRPLLERYGLPVQVVSMESLGRDDFPWRTYANYDLVVVDESHNFRNPATGRHINLMRLLTGGRADKRVALLTATPVNNTVWDFYHQLLLLARGRDDLYAAYGIPSLKTFFLGVARGSQEFYDVVEHSMVRRSRRDVRRRQERGESVVIAGQEIRFPERTLHRVEYSLTDQFGDFYDGLVTRIERLNLVAYNLERYKKRADEREVSKREALAGIFKTNFLKRLESSVHALAASVGNQRRFQERFEELFRDGRLLDAGVNRKVEQLLRASGEDDTETGGRIERLLDSLPEVAQGEYDTFRMAQDLHADLEALRWMEAAIKNLLVSRGTHEEQDAKVAAIKKALTERVAGQGHTKAIVFSYYHDTAEYLYRALVNDAAFLAAMNLTPGQVELLSGASSAEKRSDVVRRFAPVANRRSDEDELSYGALLAQPVHLLISTDVLSEGQNLQDAGYLLNADLHWNPVRMIQRAGRIDRLGSTFETLEIANVFPEEGLERLLGLVERLQLRIADIDRTVGLDASVLGENISKRSFEELRRIRAEDRSVLDELEAESELSAGDEMRLPLIAALQHLGLGDVEEMPLGLHSVHRAPAGARSVFFAFRAGDRVLWRVYPVGEDAAARSVLTSKRDIYRLIEAQPTDARQSEPADLEVYPYLDRAVKDVLAESNRTGRKARVRMPLRGVNLTLSNWLQDMHVRAALDPEQHARLRYTLENRPLTGFERDPALRGIVAGLGRIKTEETAAALEAFLVDASLLTDAPDERVTVQQLTAAEIMLIAYEWLV
- a CDS encoding GNAT family N-acetyltransferase, giving the protein MKATPLALQHAPLLHTLYAAAPGYFALLGTRVPTEGEVTRDVEIALLDPRRRLELLHDDAGECVGSLDYKLHYPEDGDLTINLLLIREDRQSRGLGERAVRDLEGRVPPGTARILASVLGDNPRGARFWERQGFAFALDARPVMTWYAKPLAAPHAQRTLSLACD
- a CDS encoding tRNA dihydrouridine synthase; this translates as MTPGFYARRLQAPGAVLAPMAGYSDAPLRQLAAEQGALWTVSEMISSRGLVLGGESEKLTLGRPYPGEEGRVVQLFGAEPDILAEAVRRAETWFTPAAIDLNMGCPVPKVRGRGGACLLQTPEVAYGLITAMRGATRLDVSAKIRLGWDENRSVEIAQGLAAAGASLITVHGRTSAQRYTGEADWDAIARVAAAVPVPVVGSGDILTAAQARARRREAGVAAVMIGRGAVGNPWLFRALATGDDALPPAAGRARTALRHAELHVAFYGPDRYGLASVRPLRKVLPRYLPDFPELRDALVQVDTVADVAAALSPLLEDAVPLPAPVAVGAYAGRRP